A DNA window from Deltaproteobacteria bacterium contains the following coding sequences:
- the genX gene encoding EF-P lysine aminoacylase GenX, translating into MNWHLSGLREPSALESAPPVHEVLRVGDWIGISHVPGLSGPFGAKNDCILFSPCLRPVAIQEADLLLDKTKAWGEFLNSVRQFFLQRDFAEATTPSLAVSPGTEPFLDPLAFDIEFSGETFRRYLITSPEFHLKKILGAGQPLVFEIAKCFRNKEGGDHHRIEFFMLEWYRSFASLDEIAVDVEALIQRFSPMQSLERNTMSELFREYVEFELKPETSRVDLVRLAERHGVRVLRGDTFDDLFHKIFLEKIELKLRERNSGGPVLITGYPPSQAALSRIGELGFAERFEVYWRGLELCNAFHELNDPAENKKRFDHDNFLKSQSGRPTVPLDEELMRAFDHGVPPAAGIALGLERLFMASFEVESIEFTRPFSAFV; encoded by the coding sequence ATGAATTGGCACCTTTCAGGCCTCCGTGAACCATCGGCGCTCGAATCCGCTCCACCGGTTCACGAGGTGTTACGCGTCGGGGATTGGATCGGAATTAGCCACGTGCCGGGACTATCGGGACCCTTCGGAGCAAAAAATGACTGTATTTTGTTTTCCCCTTGCCTGCGACCCGTCGCGATCCAAGAAGCAGATTTGCTTTTGGACAAAACGAAGGCTTGGGGCGAATTTCTAAATTCCGTAAGGCAGTTTTTTCTTCAACGGGACTTTGCCGAGGCGACAACGCCGTCTTTAGCTGTATCGCCGGGAACCGAGCCGTTTCTTGACCCCCTCGCCTTCGATATTGAGTTTTCAGGTGAGACCTTCCGGCGCTACCTGATAACCAGCCCCGAGTTTCACTTGAAAAAAATTTTGGGCGCTGGGCAACCGCTAGTTTTCGAGATCGCGAAATGCTTTCGAAATAAGGAAGGCGGCGACCATCATCGTATCGAGTTTTTTATGCTCGAGTGGTATCGGTCGTTTGCCTCCCTCGACGAGATTGCGGTCGACGTTGAAGCGCTGATTCAAAGATTTTCACCGATGCAGTCACTTGAGCGAAATACCATGTCGGAACTATTTCGCGAATATGTCGAGTTTGAGTTGAAGCCGGAAACCAGCCGCGTAGATCTTGTTCGTTTGGCAGAGCGCCATGGCGTTCGGGTTCTTCGCGGAGACACGTTTGACGATCTCTTCCACAAAATATTTTTGGAAAAGATTGAACTAAAATTGCGAGAAAGGAATAGCGGTGGCCCCGTGCTGATCACTGGGTATCCGCCGTCTCAGGCTGCTCTTTCTCGAATTGGTGAATTGGGCTTCGCAGAAAGATTTGAGGTTTATTGGCGGGGGCTAGAGTTATGCAACGCCTTCCACGAGTTAAATGACCCGGCTGAAAACAAAAAGCGGTTTGATCACGATAACTTTTTAAAGAGCCAGTCAGGGCGGCCAACGGTTCCGCTGGATGAAGAGCTGATGCGAGCGTTCGATCATGGTGTACCCCCAGCGGCAGGCATTGCATTGGGTCTTGAACGATTGTTTATGGCGTCTTTCGAGGTCGAATCAATTGAATTTACCCGACCTTTCTCGGCGTTCGTCTAG
- a CDS encoding O-antigen ligase family protein, giving the protein MSTTGSSNRSASGTPSARRREHVRGRWSYSADLSIGREKTIHAFKQILGLPIPWLMVLLPVLLATSRAATEIASWGLAILTLFYIATDSFARNREFQFFRLGPDISLAACLFAGILSIVSSMAIAANSASASLDTLGLLLEGLGHLRWIPLLYLFVYAWELFPGLNRIIVALVGTVTTVAVLAWIQHFQGVDWLTGESLVRAPTGEIPYYVPRGFLGSTEALATLFACTLPFPVAAACLRREGDETDRVTWIGFGLAVVIALALVFTYRPGLWWAGGAGALALLLFPGDRRLKLLASIAVAIAAVWFLLFFAFDFGAKTPAASVWTMINVEEAKREEVHRAQMNSLVTVWETSPLLGVSGSVSDLDSLASKRTSDAARYESVNIYFLMLARSGIVGLVLYLAFVLHHLLNTLRLFHEIPESHHRHRVLAAGCFASQCAFHVAGLFWSTMTEAFSMNLFILVGSMSLYMTEHYAHGLVPDDNAL; this is encoded by the coding sequence ATGAGTACCACTGGTTCATCCAACAGAAGCGCGAGCGGAACTCCAAGCGCAAGACGGCGTGAGCATGTCCGTGGTCGATGGAGCTACAGCGCTGACCTTTCGATTGGCCGCGAAAAAACTATTCACGCGTTCAAACAAATATTGGGCTTGCCGATCCCTTGGCTCATGGTGCTTCTTCCGGTTCTTCTTGCCACTTCTAGAGCCGCGACCGAAATCGCCTCTTGGGGCCTGGCAATTTTAACCTTGTTTTACATTGCAACCGATTCCTTCGCTCGAAATCGGGAATTTCAATTTTTCCGCCTCGGTCCCGATATTAGTCTCGCGGCCTGCTTGTTCGCAGGAATACTTAGTATCGTCTCGTCGATGGCAATCGCCGCAAATTCGGCCTCAGCTTCACTAGATACATTGGGCCTCCTTTTGGAAGGCTTGGGACATTTGCGCTGGATTCCTCTGCTCTATCTGTTTGTCTATGCGTGGGAACTTTTTCCGGGCCTCAATCGAATCATTGTGGCTCTCGTCGGTACTGTCACGACTGTCGCGGTGCTCGCCTGGATTCAACATTTTCAAGGGGTCGATTGGTTAACAGGTGAAAGCCTTGTGCGTGCTCCGACAGGCGAAATTCCCTACTATGTGCCTCGCGGGTTCCTGGGATCCACTGAAGCACTTGCGACTTTATTCGCTTGCACACTTCCTTTTCCGGTCGCAGCAGCTTGCCTGAGGCGCGAGGGCGACGAGACTGATCGGGTCACTTGGATTGGTTTTGGCTTAGCCGTTGTCATCGCTCTCGCGTTGGTATTTACCTATCGGCCCGGCTTGTGGTGGGCTGGTGGCGCAGGTGCGCTAGCACTTTTACTATTTCCGGGCGATCGCCGCCTAAAGCTGCTCGCATCGATTGCGGTCGCGATCGCGGCGGTTTGGTTTCTGCTGTTTTTCGCTTTTGACTTCGGAGCCAAAACTCCCGCGGCGAGTGTTTGGACTATGATTAACGTCGAAGAAGCAAAGCGCGAAGAAGTGCATCGCGCACAAATGAATAGTCTGGTGACGGTTTGGGAAACTTCGCCTCTGCTAGGTGTTTCTGGATCAGTTTCCGATTTAGATTCACTCGCTTCTAAACGGACCTCTGATGCCGCCCGCTATGAGTCTGTGAATATTTATTTCTTAATGCTTGCCCGAAGTGGAATCGTCGGATTGGTGTTGTACCTAGCTTTTGTTCTTCATCATCTACTGAATACGCTGCGGCTGTTTCACGAAATACCCGAATCTCATCATCGCCACCGGGTTCTGGCGGCCGGGTGCTTTGCAAGTCAGTGTGCATTTCATGTTGCTGGTCTATTTTGGAGCACAATGACCGAGGCTTTTTCAATGAATCTCTTCATCCTCGTTGGGTCGATGAGTTTGTATATGACGGAGCATTACGCCCATGGACTCGTCCCAGATGACAACGCCCTTTGA
- a CDS encoding (deoxy)nucleoside triphosphate pyrophosphohydrolase: protein MSSPIRTPPHGTRIQRPIWIPVVTGLIRRGEKVLVGQRPPGHTLAGQWEFPGGKIEKGESPEGALKRELQEELGIEAEIGPLRHAATHTYGEISILILFYDVYYWKGEPKLQQHTALNWTTPREFSQLPIPDANRKIIERLIEILESPTQPTRP from the coding sequence ATGTCATCACCGATCCGTACACCTCCTCATGGAACTCGCATACAAAGACCAATCTGGATTCCAGTGGTCACCGGATTGATACGTCGAGGGGAAAAAGTCCTCGTCGGACAAAGACCTCCGGGCCACACATTGGCCGGCCAGTGGGAATTTCCGGGCGGGAAAATTGAAAAAGGTGAATCGCCGGAAGGCGCTCTTAAAAGGGAGCTTCAAGAGGAACTTGGAATAGAGGCCGAAATCGGACCACTTCGTCACGCCGCCACTCACACCTACGGCGAGATATCGATTTTGATTTTGTTTTACGACGTCTATTACTGGAAAGGCGAACCGAAACTCCAACAGCACACAGCTTTAAACTGGACGACTCCGCGTGAGTTTTCCCAGCTGCCGATTCCGGACGCTAACAGAAAAATTATTGAGCGGCTTATCGAAATCCTAGAATCCCCGACACAACCCACAAGGCCCTGA
- a CDS encoding glycosyltransferase, translated as MFFSRKPIPDQLNIALISQYAPLIQTRPTSGRVAGPSFLRLIARGLAFRGHSVTIITGESLGGATTVREADGVRVVSIAPSRSSRLRSQAHQPRFQDLVRSKFLELHREKPFHIVHALDSSAIRVGLIKKDHDFAMAYDVQATHMADLFAIMGMGQESLGSILGTGMSVGIKFLSTYFGRDRKLLATADGVFVASPRERISLERYYLYPDAKIHTVPYGIEIGALKPIDETNEQETRSWLTIPRSVHVAVTVSDMNEIGEMASLLRAFEQVAIRKPNSRLIVIGDGPKFKDIEFEALMLALGSKVIFTGDLTHEDQVRAISRADVFVNLSARTSGFEPSLLEAMAQKKVVIGSEMSPISAMIEHGLEGFLVRPADVNEITDLLLAVFENQLPNEQIGEAARTKISSLFDPEKMVVETLRAYRSIMAATGRYRRTA; from the coding sequence ATGTTTTTTTCTCGAAAGCCCATTCCAGACCAACTGAATATCGCGCTGATCTCACAGTATGCGCCATTGATTCAAACGCGGCCTACTTCTGGCCGGGTCGCCGGTCCAAGTTTTTTGCGTCTCATTGCCCGCGGCTTAGCGTTTCGAGGCCACAGCGTGACGATCATCACGGGCGAAAGCCTTGGTGGAGCGACAACCGTTAGGGAAGCTGATGGAGTTCGCGTCGTGAGCATTGCCCCTAGCAGATCATCGCGCTTAAGATCGCAGGCCCATCAACCAAGATTTCAAGATTTAGTTCGTTCGAAGTTCTTAGAGCTTCACCGCGAAAAGCCATTTCACATCGTTCATGCGCTCGACAGCTCTGCGATCCGCGTAGGTTTAATAAAAAAAGATCACGATTTTGCGATGGCTTACGATGTCCAAGCCACTCACATGGCAGATCTTTTTGCGATAATGGGGATGGGGCAGGAAAGCTTAGGCAGCATCCTCGGAACTGGGATGAGCGTCGGAATTAAGTTTCTTTCCACTTACTTTGGGCGCGACCGAAAGCTTTTGGCCACCGCGGACGGAGTCTTCGTAGCCAGTCCAAGGGAACGAATTTCTTTGGAGCGTTATTACCTCTATCCCGATGCAAAAATACACACCGTTCCCTACGGAATCGAAATCGGAGCATTGAAGCCGATTGACGAAACTAACGAGCAAGAGACGCGTTCCTGGTTGACTATTCCGCGTTCGGTCCACGTGGCCGTCACCGTTAGCGACATGAATGAAATCGGCGAGATGGCCAGTCTGCTGAGGGCCTTCGAACAAGTCGCGATCCGGAAACCAAATTCGCGATTGATCGTAATCGGTGATGGCCCCAAGTTCAAAGACATCGAATTTGAGGCACTCATGCTGGCGCTGGGGAGCAAAGTCATTTTCACCGGCGACCTCACACATGAAGATCAAGTTCGCGCGATCTCACGCGCCGACGTCTTCGTGAATCTTTCAGCCAGAACGTCTGGCTTCGAGCCGTCGCTTCTTGAGGCGATGGCACAGAAGAAAGTCGTCATCGGTTCAGAAATGAGTCCGATTTCCGCCATGATCGAACACGGACTTGAGGGTTTTTTGGTTCGCCCCGCCGATGTGAATGAAATCACCGATCTGCTGTTGGCTGTTTTCGAAAATCAGCTGCCTAACGAGCAAATTGGCGAAGCAGCAAGAACCAAAATCAGCTCGCTCTTCGATCCAGAGAAAATGGTCGTAGAAACGCTTCGCGCCTACCGATCGATCATGGCCGCCACCGGGCGCTACCGGAGAACTGCATGA
- a CDS encoding integration host factor subunit beta — protein sequence MTKADLINMIAEKAGITRVKSETVVNTIFDSMVEALMRDDRIEIRGFGSFVNRYYEAYQGRNPRTGEVINVEEKKLPFFKVGKELKEEINKG from the coding sequence ATGACCAAGGCCGATCTCATCAATATGATCGCTGAAAAAGCTGGAATCACTCGCGTGAAATCAGAGACTGTCGTTAACACGATCTTCGATTCAATGGTCGAAGCACTGATGCGCGATGATCGGATTGAGATCCGCGGCTTTGGATCATTCGTGAACCGGTATTATGAAGCTTATCAGGGGCGCAATCCGCGTACTGGCGAAGTCATCAACGTCGAAGAAAAGAAGCTTCCGTTCTTCAAAGTTGGCAAAGAACTGAAAGAAGAAATCAACAAAGGTTAA
- a CDS encoding bifunctional hydroxymethylpyrimidine kinase/phosphomethylpyrimidine kinase: MTQVTRMAMKDFTQSLTAGLPRLNGREVVIVGDVGVDEYTLGQVRRISPEAPVPVVEVEKEESRLGLAANVAQNVSGLGGVPRLISVIGEDAGAGLLKDLLRSAEVPVDHLVVDRSRPTTRKLRVMVQNHHIVRVDYEKRKFLSPEIEALVIEQVAKALQSPKVVALIVQDYAKGVISEGLVGKVVAMGREKGIRILADPYRSTPLSLYRGVDLMTPNHDESIALSGVGADELRASNDTLNEIGRVLMEGIRSQTMVITRGRDGMRVFENGKITDLPTNAKQVFDVTGAGDTVIAALALSWGSGLSLVEACALSNIAAGVVVGKVGCVPCKRSDLIEAIHALAL, translated from the coding sequence ATGACGCAAGTGACTCGGATGGCCATGAAGGATTTCACTCAAAGTCTTACGGCGGGACTACCACGTTTGAACGGGCGCGAGGTCGTTATCGTCGGCGACGTTGGTGTCGACGAGTACACTCTTGGCCAGGTGCGCCGAATAAGTCCCGAGGCTCCGGTTCCAGTAGTTGAAGTAGAGAAAGAAGAATCCCGACTAGGTCTAGCTGCTAACGTTGCACAAAATGTAAGCGGCCTTGGCGGTGTTCCTCGTTTGATCTCTGTGATTGGTGAGGATGCTGGTGCGGGTCTTTTAAAAGACCTTCTTAGGTCTGCAGAGGTTCCCGTCGACCACCTTGTCGTCGATCGCAGCCGGCCGACCACGCGAAAACTTCGAGTCATGGTGCAAAACCATCACATCGTGCGCGTCGATTACGAAAAACGAAAATTCTTATCTCCTGAAATAGAAGCCCTCGTGATTGAGCAGGTGGCCAAAGCCCTTCAGTCCCCAAAAGTGGTCGCACTGATAGTGCAAGACTATGCGAAAGGTGTGATCAGTGAAGGGCTTGTTGGCAAAGTCGTAGCCATGGGTCGAGAAAAAGGAATTCGAATTTTAGCGGACCCTTATCGCTCGACACCGCTTTCGCTCTATCGCGGGGTTGACCTTATGACCCCCAATCATGACGAGTCTATTGCGCTTTCGGGCGTCGGTGCGGATGAACTTCGCGCAAGCAACGATACTCTCAACGAAATCGGAAGAGTGTTGATGGAGGGCATAAGGTCTCAGACAATGGTCATCACGCGCGGTCGCGACGGTATGCGAGTTTTCGAGAATGGAAAAATCACCGACCTGCCTACCAATGCCAAGCAGGTCTTTGACGTGACGGGTGCCGGCGACACTGTCATTGCTGCTTTAGCGCTTTCATGGGGTTCGGGCTTGTCGCTGGTAGAGGCCTGCGCGCTTTCCAACATCGCGGCCGGAGTCGTAGTAGGTAAAGTCGGCTGTGTGCCGTGCAAAAGAAGTGACTTGATTGAGGCGATTCACGCGCTAGCGTTATAG
- the rlmN gene encoding 23S rRNA (adenine(2503)-C(2))-methyltransferase RlmN, with protein MPQVAEKVSFFDLPMDELALRLSGMGKEKFRAKQLFNWVYQQRIHDFDQMSNVSKAFRAELPMLFDFHEMKVVQELKSVDGTRKWLFDVGQGMTVETVLIPSKDRLTLCVSSEVGCNMACRFCYTGKQKMKRRLSAGEIVGQFLHASDSLKKDDLRVTNIVFMGMGEPLDNPDEVFKAIRVLHEPDGIGFSRRKITVSTSGIVPLMPRITEAGVRMAVSLNAPNDETRTKVMPINKRWNIHQLLDACKAHSEASGDHVTLEYVLLKGVTDRLEHARELYQLTKDVQCKINIIPFNEHPGTDYLRPDAEQVVKFQNELIRLGAHVLLRRTMGRDIFAACGQLTSLYEGRPETMSTARNQNSNQNANQNIVPTTGETARV; from the coding sequence ATGCCGCAGGTTGCAGAAAAAGTGTCCTTTTTTGATCTTCCGATGGACGAACTCGCGCTTCGTTTAAGCGGGATGGGAAAAGAAAAGTTCCGCGCCAAACAGCTTTTCAATTGGGTCTATCAGCAGAGAATTCACGACTTCGATCAGATGTCGAATGTATCGAAAGCGTTTCGCGCCGAGCTGCCCATGCTTTTTGATTTCCACGAAATGAAAGTCGTTCAGGAATTAAAGAGTGTCGACGGCACTCGCAAGTGGCTGTTTGATGTCGGGCAAGGGATGACCGTTGAGACGGTTTTGATCCCCTCTAAAGACCGTCTCACTCTTTGTGTGTCCAGTGAAGTCGGCTGCAATATGGCTTGTCGGTTTTGCTATACAGGCAAGCAAAAGATGAAGCGCCGACTTTCTGCTGGGGAAATCGTCGGCCAGTTCCTGCACGCTAGCGACAGCCTTAAAAAAGATGATTTACGAGTCACAAACATCGTCTTCATGGGAATGGGCGAGCCGCTGGACAACCCAGATGAAGTATTTAAGGCCATTCGAGTTTTGCATGAGCCAGACGGCATCGGTTTTTCGCGCAGAAAAATAACGGTCTCGACGTCGGGCATTGTCCCACTGATGCCGAGAATCACTGAAGCGGGTGTTCGTATGGCTGTCAGTTTAAATGCGCCGAACGACGAAACTCGCACGAAAGTGATGCCAATCAATAAGCGGTGGAATATCCATCAGCTACTAGATGCTTGTAAGGCCCACTCAGAAGCGTCGGGCGATCATGTGACGCTCGAGTACGTGCTTTTAAAGGGTGTCACTGACCGTCTTGAACATGCGCGTGAACTTTACCAGCTGACCAAAGACGTTCAATGCAAGATCAACATCATTCCCTTCAATGAACACCCGGGAACTGACTACTTACGTCCAGACGCCGAGCAGGTCGTGAAATTTCAAAACGAATTGATCCGTCTAGGAGCGCACGTTTTACTTCGGCGCACAATGGGTCGAGATATTTTCGCAGCCTGCGGCCAGCTGACGTCGCTCTATGAAGGTCGGCCGGAAACGATGAGTACGGCCAGAAATCAAAACTCCAATCAAAACGCAAATCAAAACATTGTCCCTACAACAGGAGAAACTGCGCGTGTCTGA
- the pyrD gene encoding dihydroorotate dehydrogenase (quinone): protein MKPWLWLPAQLSHDLAPFGLELAALATAPVEADARSFTWKRKGRQIFFRNPLGIAGGVDKDGRQISSWQHFGAGFVEIGTVTPLAQKPNPGRIMSRETKTESLWNKMGFPSPGAHATRLLVRDWRVKEALRSSEMGQDFRFPIFINIGKQRDTTLEKANEDYLALIETFMDPSRAIEERPLADAFVINISSPNTKGLRDLFSQARLRSFLSPIADTLQRFQIPGLLKLSPDMDVETRHSCWNVISELALDGLVATNTTAARPQGFTHLPTEGGLSGAPLTIRSRDFLKTALHELGQRRSGLLVISAGGVLDGEEARLRLDLGADCVQTYSGLVFSGPRFFHQALRQLV, encoded by the coding sequence ATGAAACCGTGGCTGTGGCTTCCAGCTCAACTCTCACACGACTTAGCGCCGTTCGGGCTGGAACTAGCGGCGCTGGCAACAGCACCTGTCGAAGCAGACGCGCGATCGTTTACTTGGAAGCGAAAAGGCCGACAGATCTTTTTTCGAAACCCACTTGGAATAGCTGGTGGGGTTGACAAAGACGGCCGGCAAATTTCTAGTTGGCAGCACTTTGGTGCCGGGTTTGTGGAAATCGGCACCGTGACTCCTTTGGCTCAAAAGCCAAACCCGGGACGGATCATGTCTCGGGAGACAAAGACAGAATCGCTATGGAATAAAATGGGATTTCCAAGTCCCGGCGCACACGCGACGCGGCTTCTGGTCCGCGATTGGCGAGTAAAAGAAGCACTGCGCTCGAGTGAAATGGGGCAAGACTTTCGATTTCCTATTTTCATCAACATAGGAAAACAAAGGGACACGACGCTCGAAAAGGCGAACGAGGATTACTTGGCTTTGATCGAAACATTCATGGATCCGTCACGTGCCATTGAAGAACGTCCACTTGCGGACGCGTTCGTCATCAATATCAGCAGCCCAAATACAAAAGGACTACGGGATCTATTTTCACAGGCTCGATTGCGAAGCTTCTTATCCCCAATTGCAGACACGCTCCAGCGTTTTCAGATCCCAGGCTTATTGAAGTTGAGTCCCGATATGGACGTCGAAACTCGCCATTCTTGCTGGAATGTGATTTCTGAACTCGCGCTTGACGGACTCGTCGCAACGAATACGACCGCAGCGAGGCCCCAAGGCTTCACTCACCTGCCTACCGAGGGCGGTCTTTCGGGTGCTCCGCTGACAATTCGCTCGCGGGATTTTCTTAAGACAGCGCTTCATGAGCTTGGGCAGCGCCGATCAGGCCTACTTGTAATTTCAGCAGGCGGCGTGCTTGACGGTGAAGAAGCGCGATTGCGCCTGGACCTCGGCGCCGATTGTGTTCAAACCTACTCGGGGCTCGTCTTCAGTGGCCCGCGTTTCTTTCACCAGGCTCTTAGGCAATTAGTCTGA
- a CDS encoding Glu/Leu/Phe/Val dehydrogenase gives MAGSGISTSSASQTDSNHFYHSSEELYRGEMFDNTIKILDDAAKVVNCDPNVLARVKRPKKTIIVSVPVRMDDYSVKVFTGYRVQHSSTLGPYKGGIRYHQEVSLSEVAALATLMTFKCSLLNLPLGGGKGGIAVDPLKMSRTEKQNLTRRYTSELGTLIGPQVDIPAPDMGTDAQTMAWMMDTYSQEVGYSQPGVVTGKPVEVGGSLGRNGATGLGVVFIAEKALEKLGMKMNQTTMVVQGFGNVGSHAALYAYERGAKVLAVSDVSGGIHNPNGLDIPALLKWVAEKKVIKGFPQADSISNEALLELKCDVLAPCAMENQINEANAAKIQAKIIVEGANGPTNNSATKILHERDVLICPDILANGGGVIVSYFEWVQSLQYFFWTESEVNERMRQVIVGAFDKVWELKVEKKIDMRTAAMGQAVRRLERAMLLRGLYPR, from the coding sequence ATGGCCGGATCTGGTATTTCAACATCTAGTGCATCACAAACAGACTCGAATCATTTCTACCACTCAAGCGAAGAGCTCTATCGTGGCGAGATGTTCGATAACACAATCAAAATTCTCGACGATGCCGCAAAAGTCGTGAACTGCGATCCCAACGTTTTAGCCCGCGTGAAGCGACCCAAAAAAACGATTATTGTTTCTGTTCCGGTGCGCATGGACGATTACTCGGTGAAAGTGTTTACCGGTTACCGGGTTCAGCACTCTTCGACCCTTGGACCCTACAAGGGCGGCATTCGCTACCATCAAGAAGTATCGCTGTCAGAGGTTGCAGCGCTTGCGACACTGATGACGTTTAAGTGTTCGCTGTTAAATCTTCCACTTGGCGGCGGGAAAGGTGGAATCGCGGTTGATCCGCTAAAAATGTCGCGCACGGAAAAGCAAAATCTCACTCGCCGTTACACGTCGGAACTTGGAACTCTGATTGGGCCACAAGTCGATATTCCAGCCCCGGACATGGGTACAGACGCACAAACCATGGCCTGGATGATGGACACCTACTCGCAAGAGGTTGGCTATTCTCAACCCGGAGTTGTGACTGGAAAGCCGGTGGAAGTCGGCGGCTCACTAGGTCGCAACGGAGCCACTGGACTCGGCGTCGTCTTCATCGCAGAAAAAGCGCTCGAAAAACTAGGTATGAAAATGAACCAGACCACAATGGTCGTTCAGGGCTTCGGAAACGTAGGAAGTCACGCCGCCCTCTATGCCTACGAGCGAGGCGCTAAAGTATTGGCCGTGAGCGATGTCTCGGGCGGAATTCACAATCCCAACGGACTCGATATTCCTGCCCTGTTGAAGTGGGTGGCAGAGAAGAAAGTGATTAAAGGCTTTCCTCAGGCTGACTCGATTTCGAATGAGGCCCTCCTGGAACTTAAGTGCGACGTTCTTGCTCCGTGTGCGATGGAAAACCAAATCAACGAGGCCAATGCAGCAAAAATTCAAGCGAAGATCATCGTTGAAGGTGCCAACGGGCCGACCAACAATTCTGCGACAAAAATCTTGCACGAGCGCGATGTCTTGATCTGTCCAGATATCCTAGCAAACGGCGGTGGCGTCATCGTTTCTTACTTCGAATGGGTTCAAAGTCTTCAGTACTTCTTCTGGACTGAAAGCGAAGTGAACGAACGCATGCGGCAAGTGATCGTCGGTGCTTTCGACAAGGTTTGGGAACTCAAAGTCGAAAAGAAAATCGACATGCGAACGGCGGCGATGGGCCAAGCGGTTCGCCGTCTGGAACGCGCGATGCTTTTACGCGGCTTGTATCCACGATAA